The following proteins come from a genomic window of Paramicrobacterium humi:
- the thrS gene encoding threonine--tRNA ligase, whose product MRVNGELKDLATTVTDTDDVQPVTIDSADGLNILRHSAAHVLAQAVQNVNPEAKLGIGPPITDGFYYDFDVAEPFTPEDLKALQKHMERIIKQGQRFVRRVVTEDEARAELADEPYKMELIGLKGGAADGGDNENVEVGGAELTIYDNVDPKTGETVWKDLCRGPHLPTTRLIGNGFALMRVAAAYWRGSEKNPQLQRIYGTAWPTKDELRAYQQRLEEAAKRDHRKLGAEMDLFSFPDEIGSGLAVFHPKGGIIRNEIESFMRERLIENDYELVNTPHITKGRLYEISQHLAWYKDGMFPPMHLDEEVDADGHVTKQGQDYYLKPMNCPMHNLIYRARGRSYRELPLRLAEFGTVYRYEKSGTLSGLTRVRGLTQDDAHIYVTEDQIKGEVARQLEFVLETLRGYGLDDFYLELSTKDPEKFVGSDEAWEEATETLRQVALESGLELVDDPGGAAFYGPKISVQARDAIGRTWQLSTVQLDFNQPELFELEYTAADGTRQRPAMIHRALLGSIERFFAILLEHYAGAFPVWLSPVQVVGIPVADEFAPYLEDVASRLRARGVRVEVDSSDDRMQKKIRTHTKQKVPFQLIAGEEDRSNNSVSFRFRDGSQLNGVPVDEAIERIVMSIASHEQVVSAWQE is encoded by the coding sequence ATGCGCGTCAACGGCGAGCTCAAGGATCTCGCGACGACGGTCACGGACACGGACGACGTTCAGCCGGTCACGATCGACTCGGCGGACGGTCTGAACATCCTGCGGCACTCCGCTGCGCACGTGCTCGCGCAGGCGGTTCAGAACGTGAACCCGGAGGCGAAGCTCGGGATCGGTCCGCCCATCACCGACGGCTTCTACTACGACTTCGACGTCGCCGAGCCGTTCACCCCCGAGGACCTGAAGGCGCTCCAGAAGCACATGGAGCGGATCATCAAGCAGGGGCAGCGCTTCGTGCGTCGCGTCGTCACGGAAGACGAGGCGCGCGCCGAGCTCGCCGACGAGCCCTACAAGATGGAGCTCATCGGCCTCAAGGGTGGTGCAGCCGACGGCGGCGACAACGAGAACGTCGAGGTCGGCGGCGCAGAGCTGACGATCTACGACAACGTCGACCCGAAGACGGGGGAGACGGTGTGGAAGGACCTCTGCCGGGGCCCGCACCTGCCCACCACGCGCCTCATCGGCAACGGCTTCGCTCTCATGCGCGTCGCCGCCGCGTACTGGCGGGGCTCGGAGAAGAACCCGCAGCTTCAGCGCATCTATGGCACCGCGTGGCCCACGAAAGACGAGCTCCGCGCCTACCAGCAGCGGCTCGAGGAAGCGGCCAAGCGCGACCACCGCAAGCTCGGCGCCGAGATGGACCTGTTCAGCTTCCCCGACGAGATCGGCTCGGGCCTCGCGGTGTTCCACCCCAAGGGCGGCATCATCCGCAACGAGATCGAGAGCTTCATGCGGGAGCGGCTCATCGAGAACGACTACGAGCTCGTGAACACGCCGCACATCACGAAGGGCCGGCTGTACGAGATCAGCCAGCACCTGGCGTGGTACAAGGACGGCATGTTCCCGCCCATGCACCTCGATGAGGAAGTCGACGCGGACGGGCACGTGACAAAGCAAGGGCAGGACTACTACCTCAAGCCCATGAACTGCCCCATGCACAACCTGATCTATCGCGCCCGTGGGCGCAGCTACCGGGAGCTCCCGCTTCGGCTCGCCGAGTTCGGGACCGTGTACCGCTACGAGAAGAGCGGGACCCTGTCGGGGCTCACGCGGGTTCGCGGACTCACGCAGGACGACGCTCACATCTACGTCACCGAGGACCAGATCAAGGGTGAGGTCGCCCGCCAGCTCGAGTTCGTGCTCGAGACGCTGCGCGGCTACGGTCTCGACGACTTCTATCTCGAGCTCTCGACGAAGGACCCGGAGAAGTTCGTCGGCAGCGACGAGGCGTGGGAAGAGGCGACCGAGACGCTGCGTCAGGTCGCTCTCGAATCCGGCCTTGAGCTCGTCGACGATCCGGGCGGGGCGGCGTTCTACGGGCCGAAGATCTCCGTTCAGGCTCGGGACGCGATCGGCCGCACCTGGCAGCTGTCCACGGTTCAACTGGACTTCAACCAGCCCGAGCTCTTCGAGCTCGAATACACCGCCGCGGATGGCACACGTCAGCGCCCGGCGATGATCCACCGTGCTCTGCTCGGCTCGATCGAGCGGTTCTTCGCGATCCTGCTCGAGCACTACGCCGGCGCGTTCCCGGTCTGGCTCTCGCCCGTTCAGGTCGTCGGCATCCCCGTCGCGGATGAATTCGCGCCGTACCTCGAAGACGTCGCCTCCCGGCTGCGAGCGCGCGGCGTGCGTGTGGAAGTGGACAGCTCCGACGACCGCATGCAGAAGAAGATTCGCACGCACACGAAGCAGAAGGTTCCGTTCCAGCTCATCGCCGGCGAAGAGGATCGGTCGAACAACTCCGTGAGCTTCCGCTTCCGCGACGGAAGCCAGCTGAACGGCGTTCCCGTCGACGAGGCCATCGAGCGCATCGTGATGAGCATCGCGAGCCATGAACAGGTCGTGAGCGCATGGCAGGAGTGA
- a CDS encoding HIT family protein, translating into MAGVNETNADETVHAELPEDFHLAGVPDEFQRLWTPHRMVYINQGQPSRDECPFCIGPTMTDEESLIVARGTHAFVVCNLFPYNSGHLLVCPYRHISTYDLATPEEVAEIGELTQIAMRVIRSVSGNDGFNLGMNQGAVAGAGIAAHLHQHIVPRWAQDANFLPIIAKTKALPQLLGEVRQTIADAWPKPDPQENEHND; encoded by the coding sequence ATGGCAGGAGTGAACGAGACGAACGCAGACGAGACGGTTCACGCCGAGCTTCCGGAGGACTTCCATCTCGCCGGCGTGCCCGACGAGTTCCAGCGCCTGTGGACGCCGCATCGCATGGTTTACATCAACCAGGGGCAGCCGTCCCGCGATGAGTGCCCGTTCTGCATCGGCCCGACCATGACCGATGAAGAATCGCTCATCGTCGCGCGCGGCACACACGCCTTCGTCGTGTGCAACTTGTTCCCTTACAACTCCGGTCATTTGCTCGTGTGCCCCTACCGTCACATTTCGACCTACGATTTGGCGACCCCGGAGGAAGTTGCTGAGATCGGAGAGCTCACGCAGATCGCCATGCGGGTGATCCGCTCCGTATCGGGAAACGACGGGTTCAACCTCGGAATGAACCAGGGCGCCGTCGCCGGAGCGGGAATCGCGGCGCACCTGCACCAGCACATCGTCCCGCGATGGGCGCAGGACGCGAACTTCCTCCCCATCATCGCCAAGACCAAAGCGCTTCCCCAGCTGCTCGGCGAGGTCCGCCAGACCATCGCCGATGCGTGGCCGAAGCCCGACCCCCAAGAGAATGAGCACAATGACTGA
- the pdxS gene encoding pyridoxal 5'-phosphate synthase lyase subunit PdxS: MTDNTTQGEFGSNRVKRGLAEMLKGGVIMDVVTPEQARIAEDAGAVAVMALERVPADIRAQGGVARMSDPDLIDAIIAEVSIPVMAKARIGHFVEAQVLEALKVDYIDESEVLSPADYVNHIDKWNFTVPFVCGATNLGEALRRINEGAAMIRSKGEAGTGDVSEATKHIRKIRSEIQALTAMSTDELYVAAKELQAPYGLVAEIASTGKLPVVLFTAGGVATPADAAMMMQLGADGVFVGSGIFKSGNPEQRAAAIVKATTFYDDPKVVAEVSRGLGEAMVGINVADLPAPHRLAERGW; this comes from the coding sequence ATGACTGACAACACCACCCAGGGTGAATTCGGCTCGAACCGCGTGAAGCGCGGACTCGCCGAGATGCTGAAGGGCGGCGTCATCATGGACGTCGTCACGCCCGAACAGGCGCGCATCGCGGAAGACGCGGGAGCCGTCGCCGTGATGGCGCTCGAGCGCGTGCCGGCCGACATCCGTGCGCAGGGCGGCGTCGCGCGCATGAGCGACCCTGACCTGATCGACGCGATCATCGCCGAGGTCTCGATCCCCGTCATGGCGAAAGCCCGCATCGGACACTTCGTCGAGGCCCAGGTCCTCGAAGCTCTCAAGGTCGACTACATCGACGAGTCCGAGGTGCTGAGCCCGGCCGACTATGTGAACCACATCGACAAGTGGAACTTCACCGTTCCCTTCGTCTGCGGCGCCACAAACCTCGGCGAGGCTCTCCGCCGCATCAACGAGGGCGCAGCCATGATCCGCTCCAAGGGCGAAGCCGGCACCGGCGATGTCTCGGAAGCGACGAAGCACATTCGCAAGATCCGCTCCGAGATCCAGGCGCTCACCGCCATGTCGACCGACGAGCTCTACGTCGCGGCAAAAGAGCTTCAGGCGCCCTACGGACTCGTCGCGGAGATCGCCTCGACGGGCAAGCTTCCCGTCGTGCTGTTCACGGCCGGCGGAGTGGCCACCCCGGCGGATGCCGCCATGATGATGCAGCTCGGAGCCGACGGCGTCTTCGTCGGATCCGGCATCTTCAAGTCCGGCAACCCCGAACAGCGCGCCGCGGCGATCGTGAAGGCGACGACGTTCTATGACGACCCCAAGGTCGTCGCGGAAGTCTCCCGAGGTCTCGGCGAGGCCATGGTCGGCATCAACGTCGCCGATCTGCCTGCACCGCACCGTCTCGCCGAGCGTGGCTGGTAG